A region from the Manihot esculenta cultivar AM560-2 chromosome 13, M.esculenta_v8, whole genome shotgun sequence genome encodes:
- the LOC110630089 gene encoding nitrile-specifier protein 5: MAVVRAEWLKLDQNGAGPGARSSHAITLVGDKAYAFGGEFTPRVPVDNNLYVFDLQTQTWSIPVVTGDIPPPRVGVTMAAVGKTIYVFGGRDATHKELNELYSFDTFSNKWTLLSASDIGPPHRSYHSTTSDDRHVYIFGGCGVSGRLNDLWAYDVVEEKWIKHPTAGENCKGRGGPGLVVAQGKIWVVYGFAGRETDDIHCFDPAEGKWEQVEISREKPTARSVFSTVGIGKYIIIYGGEVDPSDLGHLGAGKFTGEVWALDTEALRWQRIDDAVGEANHPGARGWCAFGSGRLNGKEGLLVLGGNSPSNDRLDDIFFLSCRLDAN; this comes from the exons ATGGCTGTAGTGAGAGCGGAGTGGCTCAAG CTTGATCAAAATGGAGCTGGTCCTGGAGCCAGAAGCTCACATGCAATTACTCTCGTAGGTGACAAGGCCTATGCATTTGGTGGCGAATTCACTCCTCGTGTCCCCGTCGACAACAACCTTTACGTCTTCGATCTCCAGACCCAGACATGGTCCATCCCCGTAGTCACCGGCGATATTCCTCCACCGAGGGTTGGTGTCACAATGGCCGCTGTCGGCAAAACTATCTATGTGTTTGGTGGCAGGGACGCTACACACAAAGAGCTGAACGAGCTCTACTCTTTTGACACATTTTCAAACAAGTGGACTCTACTATCTGCTAGCGACATCGGCCCTCCTCACCGGAGCTACCATTCAACCACCTCCGATGATCGACACGTGTATATCTTTGGTGGATGTGGTGTTTCGGGTCGATTAAATGATCTATGGGCCTATGATGTGGTGGAAGAAAAATGGATCAAGCATCCAACAGCAGGAGAAAACTGCAAGGGAAGAGGTGGGCCGGGGCTGGTCGTAGCCCAAGGAAAAATATGGGTTGTTTATGGGTTCGCCGGAAGAGAGACGGATGATATTCATTGCTTTGATCCGGCGGAGGGGAAGTGGGAGCAAGTGGAGATAAGTAGGGAGAAACCAACGGCGAGAAGTGTATTTTCAACAGTTGGGATtggaaaatatataataatatatggtGGGGAAGTGGACCCCAGTGACTTGGGACACCTGGGCGCCGGGAAGTTCACCGGCGAGGTGTGGGCGCTGGACACGGAGGCTTTAAGGTGGCAGAGGATAGATGATGCGGTGGGAGAAGCGAACCATCCAGGGGCAAGAGGGTGGTGTGCATTTGGTTCGGGTAGGTTGAATGGAAAAGAGGGGCTTTTGGTGCTCGGAGGAAACTCTCCGAGCAATGACCGGCTGGATGATATTTTCTTCCTCAGTTGTCGCCTAGATGCAAATTAA
- the LOC110630090 gene encoding nudix hydrolase 7 isoform X2 produces the protein MSSSTSSVPMKKQTVPENEVQQVQLLNGVEDLYQGVVVEIKEYIDSSIFIPLLRASLSQWKQQGKRGVWIKLPIEFSHLVNPVVQEGFRYHHAEPDYLMLVNWLPYTPDTLPVNATHRVLVVQEKSGGFKGTGLWKLPTGVVNEGEDICEAAIREVKEETGIEAEFVEILAFRQSHRSFFGKSDLFFICMLRPLSFDIQKQESEVEAAQWMPMEDYVNQPYNQKHQLFKLIAEICKTKSESNYVGFSAFPTTTASGKKTYLYFNSSDFSKL, from the exons ATGTCATCTTCAACAAGTTCGGTGCCCATGAAGAAGCAGACGGTTCCCGAAAATGAAGTTCAGCAGGTTCAATTGCTCAATGGAGTTGAGGATTTGTACCAAGGAGTTGTTGTAGAAATAAAGGAATATATCGACTCCAGTATTTTTATTCCTTTACTTAGAGCTTCACTTTCACAATGGAAGCAACAG GGGAAGAGGGGTGTTTGGATCAAATTGCCAATTGAATTTTCTCATCTCGTCAATCCTGTAGTTCAG GAAGGGTTTAGATACCACCATGCTGAACCAGATTACTTGATGTTAGTGAATTGGCTACCTTATACTCCTGATACTCTTCCAGTAAATGCAACACATCGG GTGCTTGTAGTTCAAGAAAAGAGTGGTGGATTCAAAGGTACTGGGTTATGGAAGTTGCCTACTGGGGTAGTCAACGAG GGCGAGGATATTTGTGAAGCTGCAATTCGGGAGGTTAAAGAAGAAACTGGA ATTGAGGCAGAATTTGTAGAAATTTTAGCGTTCAG ACAAAGCCACCGTTCATTTTTTGGCAAATcagatttatttttcatttgtaTGTTACGACCACTCTCCTTTGACATCCAGAAGCAAGAATCAGAAGTTGAGGCTGCACAG TGGATGCCAATGGAGGACTATGTGAATCAACCATATAATCAAAAACACCAGCTCTTCAAGCTTATTGCAGAAATATGCAAAACTAAGTCAGAGAGCAACTATGTTGGGTTTTCTGCATTTCCTACAACCACAGCTTCTGGTAAAAAGACTTACTTATACTTCAACAGTAGTGATTTTAGCAAACTCTAA
- the LOC110630090 gene encoding nudix hydrolase 7 isoform X1: MSSSTSSVPMKKQTVPENEVQQVQLLNGVEDLYQGVVVEIKEYIDSSIFIPLLRASLSQWKQQGKRGVWIKLPIEFSHLVNPVVQEGFRYHHAEPDYLMLVNWLPYTPDTLPVNATHRVGIGAFIVNNNGEVLVVQEKSGGFKGTGLWKLPTGVVNEGEDICEAAIREVKEETGIEAEFVEILAFRQSHRSFFGKSDLFFICMLRPLSFDIQKQESEVEAAQWMPMEDYVNQPYNQKHQLFKLIAEICKTKSESNYVGFSAFPTTTASGKKTYLYFNSSDFSKL, translated from the exons ATGTCATCTTCAACAAGTTCGGTGCCCATGAAGAAGCAGACGGTTCCCGAAAATGAAGTTCAGCAGGTTCAATTGCTCAATGGAGTTGAGGATTTGTACCAAGGAGTTGTTGTAGAAATAAAGGAATATATCGACTCCAGTATTTTTATTCCTTTACTTAGAGCTTCACTTTCACAATGGAAGCAACAG GGGAAGAGGGGTGTTTGGATCAAATTGCCAATTGAATTTTCTCATCTCGTCAATCCTGTAGTTCAG GAAGGGTTTAGATACCACCATGCTGAACCAGATTACTTGATGTTAGTGAATTGGCTACCTTATACTCCTGATACTCTTCCAGTAAATGCAACACATCGGGTGGGTATTGGAGCATTTATAGTGAATAATAATGGAGAG GTGCTTGTAGTTCAAGAAAAGAGTGGTGGATTCAAAGGTACTGGGTTATGGAAGTTGCCTACTGGGGTAGTCAACGAG GGCGAGGATATTTGTGAAGCTGCAATTCGGGAGGTTAAAGAAGAAACTGGA ATTGAGGCAGAATTTGTAGAAATTTTAGCGTTCAG ACAAAGCCACCGTTCATTTTTTGGCAAATcagatttatttttcatttgtaTGTTACGACCACTCTCCTTTGACATCCAGAAGCAAGAATCAGAAGTTGAGGCTGCACAG TGGATGCCAATGGAGGACTATGTGAATCAACCATATAATCAAAAACACCAGCTCTTCAAGCTTATTGCAGAAATATGCAAAACTAAGTCAGAGAGCAACTATGTTGGGTTTTCTGCATTTCCTACAACCACAGCTTCTGGTAAAAAGACTTACTTATACTTCAACAGTAGTGATTTTAGCAAACTCTAA